From one Leptodactylus fuscus isolate aLepFus1 unplaced genomic scaffold, aLepFus1.hap2 HAP2_SCAFFOLD_500, whole genome shotgun sequence genomic stretch:
- the LOC142188553 gene encoding protein shisa-9-like, with product MKGIRAIFYYFLVDLFTLLCGTQGKSGPHFGSTEVVSDVNLSNHGDLESSEPPQTAEGCRGYFDVMGQWDPPFNCSSGDFLYCCGTCGFRYCCKFKQAKLDQSVCTNYDRPIWLLPGKTPPKIDDPMHDPTRDKTNLIVYIICGVVAVMVLVGIFTKLGLEKAHRPQRENMSRYVTLNWSVIMS from the coding sequence ATGAAAGGAATTAGGGCAATATTCTATTACTTCCTCGTGGATCTCTTTACTTTGCTGTGTGGCACGCAGGGGAAGAGTGGACCTCACTTTGGGAGCACCGAAGTGGTATCAGACGTCAACCTGTCTAACCATGGAGATCTAGAGTCTTCAGAGCCTCCTCAGACTGCTGAGGGGTGCAGGGGGTACTTTGATGTCATGGGGCAGTGGGACCCTCCATTTAACTGCAGTTCGGGGGATTTTCTCTACTGTTGTGGTACTTGTGGCTTCAGATACTGCTGTAAGTTCAAACAAGCAAAACTGGATCAAAGCGTCTGCACAAACTATGATAGACCCATCTGGCTGCTACCAGGAAAGACACCCCCAAAGATTGATGACCCCATGCATGACCCCACTAGGGATAAAACTAATTTGATTGTCTACATCATATGTGGAGTAGTAGCAGTAATGGTCCTTGTAGGGATATTCACGAAACTTGGACTGGAAAAAGCTCACAGACCTCAGAGAGAAAACATGTCAAGGTACGTCACTCTCAACTGGTCAGTCATCATGTCGTGA